From the genome of Alicyclobacillus sp. SO9:
CCTGCGAAGTCTATCGCAGGAGCCATTATCCGTTCGTCGGAAGTTTTGGTGAGCTCCATCACCCGTTATTCAATTTACACCATGATATGCGGTTCTTTTTAGGTTTGTTCTTCTGCAAACACCCATCTTGGATTCAAAGTGTACAACGGTTTGTTAATATCCGCCCATTCCTGCCGGAACGATGAGTACAAAGAGTACAAAGATAATCAGAAACACTACAGCCCATTGCGTATAGCCACCGAAAGTTCCCACTTGAATCCCTCCATTCAAAACGTATGGTTCACAATACGCTTTAAAAGGGTAAGTAGGATGGGCGAAACGGTTAAAAGCCAGAAATCAGGGTATTTGTCCCTGCTTTTCCCCTGTTGAATTATACACGTCATACTGGATTCAACATGTCTCAGTATCAGATGTTTGGTATTCGTTATAAAATCCGCAGAAAAGGCAGTGAAAATGTGAGAAACACTAGCTGTGGTTAAGATAATCGCTATTGTTACCGTGTCAAAGTCCGCAGACGTACTTCTCAAGTTTTGAAAGACTCAGTTGTGCAGCAGTAGATTAAGGAATGAATAAGAAGTATGACAATTTGTTGAAGAAAGAGGAGGGATGAAGAGTGTTTAGAAACAGTTCGAATGACGGGGGAAATAACCGGACAAGTGTTCAAACAGTTTTGAAATGGGGAGGCACCTTCGTCCTGGCGGCCGCAGTAGGTGCAGGAACCACTTTGTGGGGGTGGTCACATTTTCGAGCAAACGCGGCTGTGATGACGCCGTCTGTTGCAACGGCACAGCAGACTTCGACACCGCAAAATTCAATTACTTTGAAGACGCCTTCTCCAAATTGGGTTACGAGTGTCGTGAAGAAAGTAAAACCTGCTGTCATGGGGGTCGTGAATTACACGAAACAGACGAACTTCTTTTCCCAAAAGAGTCAGCTTAAGCCTTACGGAGTCGGCTCAGGTGTGCTTTTCTACAAGAATAAGAAGTATGGATATCTCGTAACGAACCATCATGTCGTTGCTGGGGCGGCGAAAGTCTCTGTTGTTACGGTAGGCGGGGTTCACCTCCAGGCACATGTGGTCGGGTCCGATCCGTTCACAGACCTGGCTGTGGTCCGCGTGCCCCTCCAAAAGATAAAGAATGTCCCTGTTGTACAATTTGCCAACTCATCGAAAATAGAGGCGGGTCAACCTGTTGTGGCGATTGGAAACCCGATGGGACTAGCCTTCCAGGATTCCGTCACCTCAGGCATTGTCAGCGCAAAGCAGAGAACGATGCCCGTGCAAACAGAGAGCAGTCATCAAACCTTGGATTACCAATCTGAGATTCAGACGGATGCGCCAATCAACCCTGGTAACAGCGGGGGTCCGCTGTTAAATCAAAATGGAAAGATCATTGGTATCAACGATAATAAAATTGTAGCACAAGGTTTTTCGAATATGGGTTTTGCCATTCCCGCAAATGAAGTAAAGCAGATAGCGGATGAAATCTTAAAGACCGGACATGTTGTTCACTCTGAAATTGGGATTGACGGCTATCCGTTAAGTGCAGTTCCTGTCTCCATGCGTCCTAACGTACCTGTCAATCAAGGTGTGTGGATAAGTGCCGTAAATTCCTCTAAGGCGAAGAGCTCAGGGCTGAAGCGCGGTGATGTGATTGTTTCCATTGACGGGCACGCCGTCACTGGTACTGCGGGCCTTCGTACCTACGTGTTTCAAAAGAATCCGGGGCAGAAGGTGACACTGACCATCTATCGCGGGCAGCATAAGATGAAGCTGCACGTTACATTACAAAAATACAAGATGGTGAAACAGTCGAGTACAAGCTCGTCATCGAGTACACAGCAAGGAGATCCACTGAACCCCTTCTCAGCACCAGGAATGTTTGGGTGATACAGTGTGATTGTGTAAGACATAATTGGGGCTGCACAAGAGGTGCAGCCCCAATTTATTCTTTGCGGCATACGTGTACGCCTCAATGCCAGTAAAACCTAGTTATTTGCGAATGCCGCTGTGTGGTCCGGGTGGTGCTGCCGAACAAGCCCGTGGGGGTCGAGCACAAACTTTCGGGCCACACCTTTATCGAAATCACGATATCCTTGTGGAGCATGACTCAGGTCCACAACTGTTGCGTTCACAGCCTTTGCGATTTGAGCACGCCCGCTGAGGATAGAGTTCATGAGTTGCCGGTGGTAGCGCATCACCGGCGTCTGTCCTGTGACGAAGTGATGAGCTTTGGCCCAGCCCAGTCCAATGCGAATTTTCAGCGAGCCGACTTTGGCGTCGTCGTCTTTGGCACCCGGATCGCCAGTAACGTACAGACCTGGAATACCCAGGCGGCCTCCGGCCCTGGTCACGTCCATGATGGAGTTTAGTACGGTCGCAGGTGCTTCTGTATGGTTTTTGCCGTGACCGTGCGCTTCAAATCCAACGCAGTCGACTGCACAATCCACTTCAGGAGTCCCGAGTATTTGCTCGATTTGCTCTCCGAGGTCGTCGTGTTCAGTTAAATTAACGGTCTCGCAACCGAAGCTCCTCGCCTGTTCCAGTCTGACCTCGTTCAGGTCTCCGACAATAACCACAGATGCTCCCAACAGTTGTGCAGAGTGAGCGGCCGCTAATCCGACGGGACCCGCTCCAGCAATATAAACGGTCGATCCCGTTGTGACCCCAGCACTGACAGCCCCGTGATATCCTGTTGGGAAAATGTCTGAGAGCATAGCGAGATCCAGTATCTTTTCCATGGCCTGGTCCTTATCTGGAAACTTTAACAGTTGGAAGTCTGCATAGGGCACCATCACATATTCTGCTTGGCCGCCTACCCAACCGCCCATGTCTACATAACCGTAGGCAGAACCAGGGCGGTCTGGGTTGACATTCAGGCAGATGTGAGTGTCGCCTTCCTTACAGGTCCGACAGCGTCCGCAGGCGATGTTG
Proteins encoded in this window:
- a CDS encoding S1C family serine protease, translating into MFRNSSNDGGNNRTSVQTVLKWGGTFVLAAAVGAGTTLWGWSHFRANAAVMTPSVATAQQTSTPQNSITLKTPSPNWVTSVVKKVKPAVMGVVNYTKQTNFFSQKSQLKPYGVGSGVLFYKNKKYGYLVTNHHVVAGAAKVSVVTVGGVHLQAHVVGSDPFTDLAVVRVPLQKIKNVPVVQFANSSKIEAGQPVVAIGNPMGLAFQDSVTSGIVSAKQRTMPVQTESSHQTLDYQSEIQTDAPINPGNSGGPLLNQNGKIIGINDNKIVAQGFSNMGFAIPANEVKQIADEILKTGHVVHSEIGIDGYPLSAVPVSMRPNVPVNQGVWISAVNSSKAKSSGLKRGDVIVSIDGHAVTGTAGLRTYVFQKNPGQKVTLTIYRGQHKMKLHVTLQKYKMVKQSSTSSSSSTQQGDPLNPFSAPGMFG
- the fdhA gene encoding formaldehyde dehydrogenase, glutathione-independent, which encodes MSGNRAVVYKGAGRVGVESIDYPELVLKDGPGVNPLNVGRKCEHGVILKVVSTNICGSDQHMVRGRTTAPEGLVLGHEITGEVIETGRDVEFIKTGDLVSVPFNIACGRCRTCKEGDTHICLNVNPDRPGSAYGYVDMGGWVGGQAEYVMVPYADFQLLKFPDKDQAMEKILDLAMLSDIFPTGYHGAVSAGVTTGSTVYIAGAGPVGLAAAHSAQLLGASVVIVGDLNEVRLEQARSFGCETVNLTEHDDLGEQIEQILGTPEVDCAVDCVGFEAHGHGKNHTEAPATVLNSIMDVTRAGGRLGIPGLYVTGDPGAKDDDAKVGSLKIRIGLGWAKAHHFVTGQTPVMRYHRQLMNSILSGRAQIAKAVNATVVDLSHAPQGYRDFDKGVARKFVLDPHGLVRQHHPDHTAAFANN